One genomic window of Paenibacillus xylanilyticus includes the following:
- the abc-f gene encoding ribosomal protection-like ABC-F family protein — protein MMTLVRLHEVSKEWNGMELFAGLNLEINEGERLAILGRNGCGKTTLLRIILGEEEGGGHIERHVPQNEWGFMRQRSLIDPGMKVLDAVRKESGRIYEVKCELEELERRMGMSGSEDEQRLLEAYTVAMEQYEQLNGYMWETEVEKVLTRLGLSSEHWNRSYHSLSGGQKTKARLAGLLVSKPKFLILDEPTNHLDEDSMQWLEEWLSNYSGTLLFVSHDRTFIDQVATGVIEFSPQALTKYKGGYSDYKVHKERERREQETLYRKQELERKALEETIRNYQEWFHKAHNSATDVEVKITQSFYKAKANKNISRYHAKQKQLERLENERVEKPRDAVKLNMELQVDTLAARQLLEMRDVCFAYPGGHPLFHNLGIAVGRGDRLAVRGPNGTGKTTLLKLMIGELEPEQGVVRRHPQLKIGYFSQELEGLPENQTLLDSLLSLPSMTQSAARTILGCFLFTREDVFKRIGNLSMGEKCRVAFLRLYFGGANLLVLDEPTNYLDIDTQEVMENVLKQASGALVLVSHDRMLTKMLANRLLDLEPGGKVTVFDGGVLDWEESRKLRDYSLGQRESDDERLRLEMRLSELLSPMSNAGTDILAHPEAAEERAAEAAEIRDIQERLIQLRRKDASKK, from the coding sequence ATGATGACATTGGTACGCCTACATGAAGTATCAAAAGAATGGAACGGGATGGAATTATTTGCAGGATTAAATCTGGAAATTAACGAAGGTGAGCGGCTTGCGATTCTCGGTCGCAATGGGTGCGGTAAAACCACATTGTTACGCATCATTTTAGGGGAAGAGGAGGGAGGAGGACATATTGAGCGCCACGTCCCGCAGAATGAGTGGGGATTCATGCGTCAACGCTCTCTAATTGACCCCGGTATGAAGGTACTGGATGCCGTACGGAAGGAAAGTGGCCGGATCTATGAAGTGAAATGTGAGTTGGAAGAACTGGAACGGCGTATGGGCATGAGCGGGAGCGAAGATGAGCAGCGGCTGCTTGAAGCCTATACCGTAGCCATGGAGCAATATGAGCAGCTGAACGGCTACATGTGGGAGACCGAGGTGGAAAAGGTGTTGACCCGTCTGGGGTTAAGCTCGGAGCACTGGAACAGATCCTATCACTCCTTAAGTGGTGGACAAAAAACCAAGGCAAGGCTGGCAGGACTGCTGGTCAGCAAACCCAAATTTCTTATTTTGGATGAACCGACGAATCATTTGGATGAAGATAGCATGCAATGGCTCGAAGAGTGGCTATCCAATTACAGCGGCACGCTGCTCTTTGTTTCACATGACCGGACCTTTATTGATCAGGTAGCAACAGGTGTCATTGAGTTTAGTCCGCAAGCGCTGACCAAATATAAAGGTGGTTATTCTGACTACAAAGTTCATAAGGAGAGGGAACGACGAGAACAGGAAACCCTATACCGCAAACAGGAACTGGAGCGCAAAGCGCTTGAAGAGACCATTCGCAATTATCAGGAGTGGTTCCATAAGGCCCACAATTCAGCAACGGATGTGGAGGTTAAGATCACTCAGAGCTTTTACAAAGCCAAAGCCAACAAAAACATTTCACGTTACCATGCAAAACAGAAGCAGTTGGAACGGCTGGAGAATGAGCGGGTAGAGAAACCTCGCGATGCAGTCAAGCTAAACATGGAATTGCAAGTTGACACGTTAGCTGCACGCCAGCTGCTTGAGATGAGAGACGTCTGCTTCGCATATCCGGGAGGACATCCGTTATTTCACAATCTGGGAATTGCCGTCGGGCGAGGGGATCGGCTTGCCGTACGTGGACCGAATGGTACGGGGAAAACGACCCTGCTGAAGCTGATGATTGGTGAACTTGAACCAGAGCAGGGGGTGGTGAGAAGGCATCCACAGCTGAAGATCGGTTACTTTTCTCAAGAGCTTGAGGGACTTCCCGAGAATCAGACGCTGCTGGACAGCTTGCTCAGTCTCCCATCCATGACTCAGAGTGCTGCCCGAACCATTCTGGGATGTTTTCTATTTACCAGAGAGGATGTATTCAAGCGCATCGGGAACCTGAGTATGGGAGAGAAATGCAGGGTTGCCTTTTTGAGATTATACTTTGGCGGTGCAAACTTGCTGGTTCTGGATGAGCCGACAAACTATCTGGATATTGATACTCAGGAAGTGATGGAGAATGTATTAAAACAGGCTTCGGGTGCTCTGGTCCTTGTGTCTCATGATCGAATGCTGACCAAAATGCTGGCAAATCGCTTGCTTGATCTGGAGCCAGGAGGGAAGGTTACGGTCTTTGATGGAGGAGTTCTAGATTGGGAAGAGTCAAGAAAGCTCCGAGATTATTCACTTGGCCAGCGGGAATCGGATGATGAACGATTACGCCTGGAAATGCGACTGTCCGAACTGCTATCTCCCATGAGCAATGCAGGCACAGATATCCTTGCCCATCCGGAAGCTGCTGAAGAACGAGCTGCGGAAGCCGCTGAGATCCGTGACATTCAAGAGCGGTTAATTCAGCTTCGGCGGAAGGATGCGAGCAAAAAATAG